One stretch of Euphorbia lathyris chromosome 7, ddEupLath1.1, whole genome shotgun sequence DNA includes these proteins:
- the LOC136200984 gene encoding shikimate kinase 3, chloroplastic-like yields MRMFLHFSSSCAASPLEESVNIRLEGMEATYSSLVQFPWRIGGKRKCFFEFNSRCRTEGRIRPNYFGNLQSKRLSLQQRRIPNACKDSHVTPLQSENVCSSFDGNWLLKEKGYLLVDLLQEKGKEVSLCLNGCCIFLVGMMGSGKTTVGKILSESLNYAFVDSDKYVEQAVGDLSVAQIFQQYGENFFRDAESQALQKLSLQPQLVVATGGGAVVRPTNWKYMKEGISVFLDVPLDAVARRISAVGTDSRPLLHFDSGDPYTKAFMGLFTLSKKRMEAYLDADLTISLLDVGSNMGIDDVSDIGPAAIALEVLVKIQNYLLADDGSKSMGKFC; encoded by the exons ATGCGCATGTTTCTTCATTTCTCGTCGTCCTGCGCTGCTTCTCCACTG GAAGAGAGTGTAAATATCCGACTTGAAGGCATGGAGGCAACTTACAGTTCACTTGTACAATTCCCTTGGCGGATTGGAGGCAAACGGAAGtgtttttttgagtttaacaGTAGATGCAGGACTGAAGGTAGAATTAGGCCAAATTATTTTGGTAATTTACAAAGTAAAAGATTGTCTTTGCAGCAGAGAAGGATACCAAATGCTTGTAAAGATTCACACG TTACTCCGCTGCAATCAGAAAACGTTTGTTCCTCTTTTGATGGAAATTGGTTGCTAAAG GAAAAGGGATACCTACTGGTTGATTTGTTACAGGAAAAGGGGAAAGAGGTCAGCTTATGCTTAAATGGGTGCTGTATATTTCTTGTTG GAATGATGGGCTCTGGAAAAACGACAGTGGGAAAGATTTTGTCAGAATCGCTAAATTACGCTTTTGTTGACAG TGACAAATACGTTGAGCAAGCTGTCGGTGATTTATCAGTTGCTCAGATATTTCAGCAGTATGGCGAGAATTTCTTCAGAGATGCCGAG AGCCAGGCATTGCAGAAGTTGTCTTTACAGCCTCAGCTTGTTGTTGCAACAGGTGGTGGTGCAGTTGTCCGTCCGACCAACTG GAAATACATGAAAGAAGGAATCAGTGTTTTCTTGGATGTACCATTGGATGCAGTAGCAAGGAGAATAAGTGCTGTAGGGACAGATTCTCGTCCTCTACTACACTTCGATTCTGGGGATCCTTACACAAAG GCTTTTATGGGACTGTTTACTCTTTCCAAAAAGAGAATGGAGGCATATTTGGATGCTGATCTTACCATTTCCCTTTTAG ATGTTGGCAGTAATATGGGCATTGACGATGTATCTGATATTGGACCGGCTGCTATAGCACTCGAG GTGCTAGTAAAAATCCAGAATTATCTACTGGCTGATGATGGAAGCAAGTCCATGGGAAAGTTTTGTTAA